Proteins found in one Triticum aestivum cultivar Chinese Spring chromosome 4D, IWGSC CS RefSeq v2.1, whole genome shotgun sequence genomic segment:
- the LOC123095553 gene encoding acyl transferase 4, which translates to MAAPAPTVAKSPPALVPPAGPTPGGTLPLSSIDKTAAVRVMVDFIQVFQSAPSSADDQVAAMRQGFARALVPYYPVAGRIAEPSPGEPLVDCTGEGVWFVEAAASCSLADVNGLEDRPLAIPKADLIPRPPADHKLEDQILLAQITKFSCGGYAVGICFSHLVFDGQGAAQFLTAVGEMARGLPEPSVKPIWSRDAIPNPPKPPLGPPPSFTAFNFVKSTVEISLDSIKRVKDQVAAETAQRCSTFDVVTAIIFKCRAAAIGSAPDAEVRLGFAAGTRHLLGGSLPSPDGYYGNCVYPGGLARASKEVTEASLVEIVTAIREAKDALSARFLDWLGGGAKDSHYNVSLDYGTLVVTDWSHVGFNDVDYGFGEPTYVFTLNDDVNIVPSVVYLKPPKPKQGIRLVLQCVEEPHAAVFTQELEKLA; encoded by the exons ATGGCCGCGCCCGCGCCCACCGTCGCCAAGTCGCCGCCGGCGCTCGTGCCCCCGGCGGGGCCGACCCCGGGAGGCACGCTCCCGCTCTCCTCCATCGACAAGACCGCCGCCGTCCGCGTCATGGTTGACTTCATCCAGGTCTTCCAGTCCGCACCCTCCTCCGCCGACGACCAGGTGGCCGCCATGCGCCAGGGCTTCGCCAGGGCGCTCGTCCCCTACTACCCGGTGGCCGGCCGCATCGCCGAGCCGTCCCCGGGCGAGCCCCTCGTCGACTGCACCGGCGAGGGCGTCTGGTTCGTGGAGGCCGCCGCCAGCTGCTCGCTCGCCGACGTCAACGGCCTCGAGGACCGCCCGCTCGCCAtccccaaggccgacctcatcccCCGCCCTCCCGCCGACCACAAGCTCGAGGACCAGATCCTCCTCGCGCAG ATCACCAAGTTCAGCTGCGGCGGGTACGCCGTCGGCATTTGCTTCAGCCACCTGGTGTTCGACGGGCAGGGCGCGGCGCAGTTCCTCACGGCCGTCGGCGAGATGGCGCGGGGGCTCCCGGAGCCGTCGGTCAAGCCGATCTGGTCCCGCGACGCCATCCCCAACCCGCCCAAGCCGCCGCTCGGCCCGCCGCCGTCCTTCACGGCCTTCAACTTCGTCAAGTCCACCGTCGAGATCTCGCTGGACAGCATCAAGCGCGTCAAGGACCAGGTCGCCGCCGAGACGGCCCAGCGATGCTCCACCTTCGACGTGGTGACCGCCATCATCTTCAAGTGCCGGGCCGCGGCCATCGGGTCCGCGCCCGACGCCGAGGTGCGCCTGGGCTTCGCCGCCGGCACGCGCCACCTGCTCGGCGGCTCCCTGCCGTCGCCGGACGGCTACTACGGCAACTGCGTGTACCCCGGCGGCCTCGCCAGGGCCAGCAAGGAGGTGACCGAGGCGTCGCTGGTGGAGATCGTGACGGCGATCCGGGAGGCCAAGGACGCGCTGTCGGCGCGGTTCCTGGACTGGCTGGGCGGCGGCGCCAAGGACAGCCACTACAACGTGTCGCTGGACTACGGCACGCTGGTGGTGACCGACTGGAGCCACGTCGGGTTCAACGACGTCGACTACGGCTTCGGCGAGCCCACCTACGTCTTCACATTGAACGACGACGTCAACATTGTGCCGTCGGTGGTGTACCTCAAGCCGCCCAAGCCGAAGCAGGGCATCCGGCTCGTGCTCCAGTGCGTCGAGGAGCCGCACGCCGCCGTCTTCACCCAGGAGCTGGAGAAGCTCGCCTAA
- the LOC123095555 gene encoding peptidyl-prolyl cis-trans isomerase — MAAKNPKVFFDILIGQAKAGRVIMELYADKVPRTAANFRQLCTGEAGLGKSGKPLHYKGSAFHRIIPGFMCQGGDFTRGNGTGGESVYGEKFADENFLLRHTGPGVLSMANAGPGTNGSQFFICTAKTPWLDGKHVVFGQVVDGYGVVEKMEAVGSSGGATAEPVVIEDCGQLADGDQS; from the coding sequence ATGGCGGCCAAGAACCCCAAGGTCTTCTTCGACATCCTCATCGGCCAGGCCAAGGCGGGGCGGGTCATCATGGAGCTCTACGCCGACAAGGTGCCCAGGACGGCGGCCAACTTCCGGCAGCTCTGCACGGGCGAGGCCGGCCTGGGCAAGAGCGGCAAGCCGCTGCACTACAAGGGGTCGGCCTTCCACCGCATCATCCCGGGCTTCATGTGCCAGGGCGGCGACTTCACCCGCGGCAACGGCACCGGCGGCGAGTCGGTCTACGGCGAAAAGTTCGCCGACGAGAACTTCCTCCTCCGCCACACGGGCCCCGGCGTGCTCTCCATGGCCAACGCCGGGCCCGGCACCAACGGCTCCCAGTTCTTCATCTGCACCGCCAAGACGCCCTGGCTGGACGGCAAGCACGTCGTGTTCGGGCAGGTCGTGGATGGGTACGGCGTCGTGGAGAAGATGGAGGCCGTCGGGTCGTCCGGCGGCGCCACCGCCGAGCCCGTCGTCATCGAGGACTGCGGCCAGCTCGCCGACGGCGACCAGAGCTGA